A single genomic interval of Anaeromicrobium sediminis harbors:
- a CDS encoding aspartyl-phosphate phosphatase Spo0E family protein: MDELITLKRRISDLRDEMHELIDKKGNLVTPEVIHVSQTLDKVLDQYYEAKMKRNRN; this comes from the coding sequence ATGGATGAATTAATCACATTAAAAAGGCGAATATCAGACTTAAGAGATGAGATGCATGAATTAATTGACAAAAAAGGAAATCTTGTAACTCCTGAAGTAATACATGTAAGTCAAACGCTTGATAAAGTATTAGATCAATATTATGAAGCAAAAATGAAAAGGAATCGTAACTGA
- a CDS encoding exonuclease SbcCD subunit D, which translates to MKIIHTADWHIGKLVHGIHMTEDQAYILEEFIKLIEIEKPQVVIIGGDLYDRSIPPVEAVELLDYVFTRIIDMGVKIVAIGGNHDSADRVSFGNKILKNKGLYIEGKIKDTIEPIKIEDEYGPVNFYLLPYADPVIVREVYKNEEVKSHDMAMKVIIDKIKENMNKDERNILVCHSFLRGDSDPETSESELPLSIGGSEYVSVDHFLDFDYVALGHLHRPQRVKEEKIRYSGSLLKYSFSETTQNKSVTLIDMKEDGQVEIKFEKLKTIRDMRKIKGEINKLLDPSVYEGTNCEDYIMAILTDEGEIIDPIGKLRQVYPNILRIERESRDESENTRTSASREYTKKSLIDLFDEFYASMTKNEFDEEKTNTLISVIETLKGEGREV; encoded by the coding sequence ATGAAAATAATCCATACGGCAGATTGGCATATTGGAAAATTAGTCCATGGTATTCACATGACAGAAGACCAGGCATATATATTAGAAGAATTTATAAAGTTAATAGAAATAGAAAAACCACAGGTAGTAATAATAGGTGGAGACTTATACGATAGGTCTATCCCTCCCGTGGAAGCTGTAGAACTATTAGATTATGTCTTTACTAGGATAATAGATATGGGAGTTAAAATAGTTGCCATAGGAGGAAATCATGATTCAGCTGACAGAGTGTCCTTTGGTAATAAGATACTTAAAAACAAGGGACTGTATATAGAAGGTAAAATAAAGGATACTATAGAGCCTATAAAAATAGAAGATGAATATGGACCTGTTAACTTTTATTTATTACCCTATGCAGACCCAGTAATAGTAAGGGAAGTATATAAGAATGAAGAAGTAAAAAGCCACGATATGGCCATGAAAGTAATAATAGATAAAATAAAAGAAAATATGAATAAGGATGAAAGGAATATATTGGTTTGCCATTCCTTTTTAAGGGGAGATAGTGATCCTGAAACTTCAGAGTCAGAACTTCCCCTATCTATAGGTGGTAGTGAGTATGTAAGTGTAGATCATTTCCTTGATTTTGACTATGTGGCTTTAGGCCATTTACACAGACCACAAAGGGTTAAAGAAGAAAAAATCAGATATTCAGGATCATTACTTAAATACTCCTTTTCTGAAACTACTCAAAATAAATCTGTAACCCTAATAGACATGAAAGAAGATGGACAAGTTGAAATAAAATTTGAGAAATTAAAGACTATTAGGGATATGAGAAAGATAAAGGGTGAAATAAATAAACTACTAGACCCTAGTGTGTATGAGGGTACCAATTGTGAAGATTATATAATGGCCATATTAACAGACGAGGGAGAAATTATAGATCCTATAGGAAAATTAAGACAAGTATACCCTAATATATTAAGAATCGAGAGAGAATCTAGGGATGAATCTGAAAACACAAGAACTAGCGCATCTAGGGAATATACTAAAAAATCATTAATAGACTTATTTGACGAGTTTTATGCTAGTATGACTAAAAATGAATTTGATGAAGAAAAGACAAATACGTTAATTAGTGTTATTGAAACTTTAAAAGGTGAAGGGAGAGAAGTATAA
- a CDS encoding SbcC/MukB-like Walker B domain-containing protein, whose product MRPLKLTLCGFGPYAAKEIIDFSKLENKNIFLITGPTGAGKTTIFDGITYGLYGESSGEERGVDTLRSQFAKDSLLTEVELEFELRGKKYYVHRIPRQLKKKSRGEGYTEQKPDATLKELDGDKIVRGVNNVTKEIEKLLGINVGQFRQIIMIPQGEFRKLLISDSQEREKVLQRLFDTSIYKLVERKLDTQASELYKEIKNSQTRRNERIKVINCGENNELKGFIDNDKSIIEIIPKIEEHIDDYKNKIKEMKSEIKSIEKEEENKNKELLKTKTNNEKILKKEKIEEEKQVLESKKSEIEKNKIELEKIKAAQNIKYLEDTYNEILKEKNEKDKSLKDLANLIKTSDEKMVVLRDKLKNEENKEEIRNKLYKEIEDLKSKEENIKSFNLRKINLEKLGKEVKNTEIEINKLELKMEKLKTEEEKIQRELDKSSDITVSYEKYKHEYENKKNILNKIVKIHKDMENLDSYIKEFKKAKVHVKNLKEEYEKELKDYKKLEKLWLEGQAYLLAKNLHGGEECPVCGSTEHVKLATSKEYVPSKAELESKRNDLEKKENTYKRADERFRNIKSELEVKKTLFEQYKEELSHLIDMDLNPLKSNEFNLLLEEKKREFNKSLVNINEKIKDTEKNIKDMEVKKSNLKNIRSSIKLNEENIKALNDQYKSFNEKYVFEKSEFNLIKSNIDEKLLDYEYYISLVKKTESEYEKMKKALKTAREEYDREKNNNVNLKAREEETKKSRDSLAEKEKKSKDIFENQIEKSILKSSEEYLLWRDKIDNIKSMEENIKSFDENFKSVIDRYEDIKKETKDLKYIDVKKLEEEINNIKIRSKEKTSFKATLENNMESNKENLKIIKKITDEISVKEEKYRLIGHLAQVAKGNNKEGITFERYVLAAFLDDIIYAANMRLKKMTQGRYVLNRVNTRLDKRKQSGLELEVLDNYTGKYRHVKTLSGGESFKASLGLALGLSDVVQSYAGGINLDTMFVDEGFGTLDSESLDSAINCLIELKESGRLVGIISHVSTLKERINNRLEVISTNQGSSTKFHIL is encoded by the coding sequence ATGCGTCCCTTAAAACTTACTTTATGTGGATTTGGACCCTATGCAGCGAAGGAAATTATAGATTTTAGTAAACTTGAAAATAAAAATATATTTTTAATAACAGGGCCTACAGGAGCTGGAAAGACTACCATATTTGATGGAATAACCTATGGCTTATATGGAGAAAGTAGCGGCGAGGAAAGGGGCGTAGATACCCTAAGAAGTCAATTTGCAAAGGATAGTCTGCTAACAGAAGTGGAACTAGAGTTTGAGCTTAGGGGTAAAAAGTATTATGTCCATAGAATACCGAGACAACTTAAGAAAAAAAGTAGGGGAGAGGGTTATACAGAACAAAAGCCTGATGCAACCCTAAAGGAATTAGATGGAGATAAAATAGTTAGGGGAGTAAATAATGTTACTAAGGAAATAGAAAAATTACTTGGTATAAATGTGGGCCAATTCCGACAAATAATAATGATTCCCCAGGGAGAATTTAGAAAATTACTTATATCTGATTCTCAAGAAAGAGAAAAGGTATTACAAAGATTATTTGATACGAGTATATATAAGTTAGTAGAGAGAAAACTAGATACTCAAGCCTCAGAATTATATAAGGAAATAAAGAATAGTCAAACTAGAAGAAATGAGAGAATTAAGGTAATAAATTGTGGAGAAAACAATGAATTGAAAGGCTTTATAGATAATGACAAAAGTATCATAGAGATCATTCCTAAGATTGAAGAGCATATAGACGATTATAAAAATAAGATTAAGGAAATGAAAAGCGAAATAAAGAGTATAGAGAAGGAAGAAGAAAATAAAAATAAGGAACTGTTAAAAACTAAGACAAATAATGAAAAAATATTAAAAAAGGAAAAGATAGAGGAAGAAAAGCAGGTCCTTGAAAGTAAAAAGAGTGAAATAGAGAAAAATAAGATAGAATTAGAAAAAATTAAAGCTGCTCAAAATATAAAGTATTTAGAAGATACTTATAATGAAATATTAAAAGAGAAAAATGAAAAGGATAAAAGCCTAAAGGATTTAGCTAATTTAATTAAAACTAGTGATGAAAAAATGGTGGTCCTAAGGGATAAATTAAAGAATGAAGAAAATAAGGAAGAAATTCGAAATAAATTATACAAGGAAATAGAAGACTTAAAGTCTAAAGAAGAAAATATTAAATCCTTTAACCTAAGAAAAATAAATTTGGAAAAGCTAGGGAAGGAAGTTAAAAATACAGAAATAGAAATAAATAAACTAGAGCTAAAGATGGAAAAACTAAAGACTGAAGAAGAAAAAATTCAAAGGGAATTAGACAAATCTAGTGATATAACTGTATCCTATGAAAAATACAAACATGAATATGAAAATAAAAAAAATATATTAAATAAAATAGTTAAAATCCATAAGGATATGGAAAACTTAGATTCCTATATAAAAGAATTTAAGAAAGCTAAAGTTCATGTTAAAAATTTAAAGGAAGAGTACGAAAAGGAATTAAAGGACTACAAGAAATTAGAAAAACTTTGGTTAGAGGGACAAGCCTATTTATTAGCTAAGAATTTACATGGGGGAGAAGAATGTCCCGTATGTGGGTCTACAGAACATGTAAAGCTAGCTACCTCTAAGGAGTATGTACCGTCTAAGGCAGAATTAGAATCAAAGAGAAATGATCTAGAGAAAAAAGAAAATACCTACAAAAGAGCTGATGAGAGATTCAGAAACATAAAATCTGAGTTAGAAGTGAAAAAAACCTTATTTGAACAATATAAAGAAGAATTATCACATTTAATAGATATGGATTTAAATCCTCTAAAGTCAAATGAATTTAATCTATTATTAGAGGAAAAGAAAAGGGAATTTAATAAGAGTTTAGTAAATATAAATGAGAAAATAAAGGATACAGAAAAGAATATAAAGGATATGGAAGTTAAGAAATCCAACTTAAAAAATATAAGGTCATCTATAAAATTAAATGAAGAAAATATTAAAGCATTAAATGACCAGTACAAGTCCTTTAATGAAAAGTATGTATTTGAAAAATCTGAGTTTAATTTAATAAAATCTAATATAGATGAAAAACTATTAGACTACGAATACTATATTAGTCTAGTTAAAAAAACAGAATCAGAATATGAGAAAATGAAAAAGGCTTTAAAAACTGCCCGTGAAGAATATGATAGGGAGAAGAACAATAATGTAAATTTAAAAGCTCGAGAAGAGGAAACGAAAAAGAGTAGGGACTCTTTAGCAGAAAAGGAAAAGAAATCTAAGGATATTTTTGAAAATCAAATAGAAAAGAGTATATTAAAATCCAGTGAAGAATATTTATTATGGAGAGATAAAATAGATAATATAAAATCTATGGAAGAAAATATAAAGTCCTTTGATGAAAATTTCAAATCTGTAATAGATAGATATGAAGATATAAAAAAGGAAACTAAGGATTTAAAGTATATAGATGTGAAGAAGTTAGAAGAAGAAATAAATAACATAAAGATTAGATCAAAAGAAAAAACTTCTTTTAAAGCTACTTTAGAAAACAACATGGAATCAAATAAAGAAAATTTAAAGATAATCAAAAAAATTACAGATGAAATAAGTGTAAAAGAAGAAAAATATAGATTAATAGGACACTTAGCCCAGGTGGCAAAGGGAAATAATAAAGAGGGTATAACCTTTGAAAGATATGTATTGGCAGCCTTTTTAGATGATATAATCTATGCGGCAAACATGAGATTAAAGAAAATGACTCAAGGTAGATATGTGTTAAATAGGGTAAATACTAGACTTGATAAAAGAAAACAAAGTGGCCTAGAGCTAGAAGTCCTAGATAATTATACGGGAAAGTATAGGCATGTAAAAACTTTATCAGGGGGAGAAAGTTTCAAAGCATCCCTAGGATTAGCACTAGGCCTATCTGATGTAGTCCAATCTTATGCAGGTGGAATAAACCTGGATACTATGTTTGTTGATGAAGGTTTTGGAACATTAGATAGTGAATCTTTAGATAGTGCTATAAATTGTTTAATAGAGTTAAAAGAATCAGGAAGATTAGTGGGTATCATATCTCATGTAAGTACTTTAAAAGAAAGAATAAATA
- a CDS encoding aspartyl-phosphate phosphatase Spo0E family protein, whose product MTSLGKISSQIECLKRQLHYLIEQNDNLIAEEIVSLSQLLDTLINLYNNEYRKHVVSMNK is encoded by the coding sequence ATGACAAGCTTAGGAAAAATCTCGTCACAGATAGAGTGCTTAAAAAGACAATTACATTATCTAATTGAACAGAATGACAATCTTATTGCAGAAGAAATAGTATCTCTTAGCCAGTTATTGGATACATTAATCAATTTATATAATAACGAGTATAGAAAACACGTTGTAAGCATGAATAAATAA
- a CDS encoding DUF2922 domain-containing protein produces MKRLEMTFRNELGRSTKISVDHVRDDVTKEEVEIVMQSIIDKNIFKTENGELNEIESADIVSTETVELI; encoded by the coding sequence ATGAAAAGATTAGAAATGACTTTTAGAAATGAACTAGGTCGTAGCACTAAAATTAGTGTAGACCATGTACGTGATGATGTGACTAAGGAAGAAGTAGAAATAGTTATGCAGTCTATAATAGACAAAAACATTTTTAAAACGGAAAATGGTGAGCTAAATGAAATAGAATCAGCAGATATAGTTAGTACAGAAACAGTAGAATTAATCTAG
- a CDS encoding YvrJ family protein — protein MEEIYTHIANLGVPIVVPMYLLIRIEGKLE, from the coding sequence ATGGAAGAAATATATACTCACATAGCAAATCTGGGAGTGCCCATAGTAGTACCCATGTATCTGTTGATACGCATAGAAGGGAAGTTAGAATAA
- a CDS encoding DUF1659 domain-containing protein: protein MAVTSQSKSTKFKIVYSLGLDKDGKEVKKTKTYSNLKHNASNEDVYAVASSLIGLQSNTALEVAKLNESELISE, encoded by the coding sequence ATGGCAGTAACATCACAAAGTAAATCAACAAAATTTAAAATTGTCTATAGTCTAGGCTTAGACAAGGATGGGAAAGAGGTTAAGAAAACAAAAACTTACTCTAACCTGAAACATAATGCATCTAACGAGGATGTGTATGCAGTAGCCAGTTCTTTAATAGGATTACAATCTAATACTGCGTTAGAAGTGGCTAAATTAAATGAATCTGAATTAATAAGTGAATAG
- a CDS encoding YvrJ family protein, which produces MEEIYTHIANLGFPIVVSMYLLMRIEGKLESLTKSIIDLSNNISKLEKI; this is translated from the coding sequence ATGGAAGAAATATATACTCACATAGCTAATCTAGGATTTCCCATAGTAGTATCCATGTATCTGTTGATGCGTATAGAAGGAAAGTTAGAAAGTCTTACAAAGAGTATAATTGATCTTTCTAATAATATAAGTAAATTAGAAAAAATCTAG
- a CDS encoding VOC family protein, which translates to MKFTFCHNNINVLDLEKSLKFYKDALGLEEVKRKEASDGSYILVFLGDGETNHKLELTWLKEWDRPYNLGDNEFHLAFRVDDYEGAYKHHKENGWICYENTKMNLYFLEDPDGYWIEILDKNRK; encoded by the coding sequence ATGAAATTTACATTTTGCCATAATAACATAAATGTATTAGACCTAGAAAAAAGTTTGAAATTCTATAAGGATGCTTTAGGCCTTGAAGAAGTAAAGAGAAAAGAAGCTTCTGATGGTAGTTACATATTAGTATTTTTAGGAGACGGAGAAACTAATCATAAATTAGAGCTTACTTGGTTAAAGGAATGGGATAGACCATACAATCTAGGAGACAATGAATTCCACTTAGCCTTTAGAGTAGATGACTACGAAGGAGCTTATAAGCACCACAAGGAAAATGGATGGATTTGCTATGAAAATACAAAGATGAATCTATACTTCTTAGAAGATCCAGATGGATATTGGATAGAAATATTAGATAAGAATAGAAAATAA